A genomic region of Plasmodium falciparum 3D7 genome assembly, chromosome: 11 contains the following coding sequences:
- a CDS encoding tyrosine--tRNA ligase, with amino-acid sequence MIILKVLFIYNGLIQIIRCYKKFAPHRLNNIIHENNKNNIGTYDIKSKALKKLYERKLIHYVSDIRNIDKILYHNENEKEKKNRKSVYAGIDLTCKYLHLGNLVPLITLDILRNHNTDVIILLGNSTTQIGDPSFQKVERQKTLEKDILENEENIRRTIIELFLQREICEEDMNELIKKSNIERDKEFIYESDNKGSLIILKNSLWYDKMNIIDFLKYGEYFSINKLLRKECFLNKIKKNLTLKDLNYITLQSFDFLHLFNKFKTCIQIGGSDQWGNIQSGIELAQYISNTQLYGLTTNLLVYKNNIKYSKSQFNENKRLPIWIDKNYNSPYLFWNFLRNVEDQKVQSYIDMLTNLKININQEIETVYNPMDTNLNEILDETLDDSNKKKKNNDNNNNNNNVKDINITTEHNNYSNDISLEKSYEEKINQAKKQLSDSVTSYIFGEHTVKKIHKMKDVLKNNEFHKINNIDDIKVFPYVEITMEHINKKQINISDLLKKFDIASTNKEAKEKISQNCIYLNELLINDSKYSLNINNFIKLHNNYYAILRLGKRTSYSIIIK; translated from the coding sequence atgataatattaaaggttttatttatatataatggtttaatacaaataataagatGTTATAAAAAGTTTGCTCCTCATAGATTGAATAACATAATTCAcgagaataataaaaataacataggTACCTATGATATTAAATCGAAagctttaaaaaaattatatgaaaggAAATTGATTCATTATGTAAGtgatataagaaatattgaTAAGATATTATATCACAATGAAAATgagaaagaaaagaaaaatagaaaaagtgTTTATGCAGGTATTGATTTAACATGCAAATATTTGCATTTAGGTAATTTAGTACCTTTGATTACTTTGGATATATTACGTAATCATAATACagatgttattatattattaggaAATAGTACCACACAAATAGGAGACCCTTCATTTCAAAAAGTAGAAAGACAAAAAACGTTGGAGAAAGATATATTAgagaatgaagaaaatattagaAGAACAATAATTGAATTATTTCTTCAAAGAGAAATATGTGAAGAAGATATGAatgaattaattaaaaaaagtaatatagaAAGGGAtaaagaatttatatatgaatcaGATAATAAAGGttctttaattatattaaaaaatagttTATGGTatgataaaatgaatataattgattttttaaaatatggagaatatttttctattaataaattattaagaaAAGAATGTTttcttaataaaattaaaaaaaacctTACATTGAAagatttaaattatataacattacaatcatttgattttttacatttgtttaataaatttaaaaccTGTATACAAATAGGAGGATCAGATCAATGGGGTAATATACAATCAGGAATAGAACTTGCTCAGTATATATCTAATACTCAATTATATGGTTTAACTACTAATTTAttagtatataaaaataatataaaatatagtaAGTCTCaatttaatgaaaataaaaggtTACCTATATGGatagataaaaattataactcTCCATATTTATTCTGGAATTTTTTAAGAAATGTAGAAGATCAAAAGGTTCAATCATATATTGATATGTTAactaatttaaaaataaatataaatcaagAAATTGAAACAGTATATAATCCAATGGATACAAACTTAAATGAGATTTTGGATGAGACTTTGGATGActctaataaaaaaaaaaaaaataatgataataataataataataataatgtgaaaGACATAAATATTACTACTGagcataataattatagtaatGATATATCATTGGAAAAAagttatgaagaaaaaattaaccAAGCTAAAAAACAACTATCAGATAGTGTTACCTCTTATATTTTTGGTGAACACACtgttaaaaaaatacataaaatgaaagatgttttaaagaataatgaatttcataaaattaataatattgatgatataaaagtATTTCCATATGTTGAAATAACAAtggaacatataaataaaaagcaaataaatatttcagaTTTATTGAAGAAATTTGATATTGCATCTACTAACAAAGAAGCTAAAGAAAAGATAAGtcaaaattgtatatatttaaatgaacTTCTTATAAATGATTCAAAATATTcattgaatataaataacttTATAAAgcttcataataattattatgcaATCCTCAGGTTAGGCAAAAGAACAAGTTAttctataataataaaatga
- a CDS encoding peptidyl-tRNA hydrolase ICT1, producing the protein MFALSRYFLLSFEIPFNQIQKITARSSGPGGQSVNKAETKVQIRFNVDDAKWIPLNVKENLKKIYKNKLSKNNDLIIESEETSSQISNYKICADKLKHILEEAENYKEKIKHTCIKDFIHLIKSDEQIKKYKDNLINQKKKRQQRKFNKRDYD; encoded by the exons atgTTTGCATTAAGTAGATATTTTTTACTATCTTTTGAAATTCCCTTTAATcaaattcaaaaaattacAGCACGTTCATCAGGTCCAGGAGGACAAAGTGTCAATAAG GCTGAAACGAAAGTACAAATCCGATTTAATGTGGATGATGCTAAATGGATTCCTCTAAATGttaaagaaaatttaaa AaagatttataaaaataaactgAGCAAAAACAACGATCTCATAATTGAATCTGAAG AAACGTCTTCACAAATATCTAACTATAAAATATGTGCTGACAAACTTAAACATATTCTTGAAGAAGCCGAA aattataaagaaaaaattaaacatacATGTATAAAagattttattcatttaattaAGTCTGATGAACAG ataaaaaaatacaaagataatttaattaatcaAAAGAAGAAGCGACAGCAAAGGAAATTCAATAAGCGTGATTATGATTGA
- a CDS encoding peptidyl-tRNA hydrolase ICT1, protein MFALSRYFLLSFEIPFNQIQKITARSSGPGGQSVNKAETKVQIRFNVDDAKWIPLNVKENLKKIYKNKLSKNNDLIIESEETSSQISNYKICADKLKHILEEAEIKKYKDNLINQKKKRQQRKFNKRDYD, encoded by the exons atgTTTGCATTAAGTAGATATTTTTTACTATCTTTTGAAATTCCCTTTAATcaaattcaaaaaattacAGCACGTTCATCAGGTCCAGGAGGACAAAGTGTCAATAAG GCTGAAACGAAAGTACAAATCCGATTTAATGTGGATGATGCTAAATGGATTCCTCTAAATGttaaagaaaatttaaa AaagatttataaaaataaactgAGCAAAAACAACGATCTCATAATTGAATCTGAAG AAACGTCTTCACAAATATCTAACTATAAAATATGTGCTGACAAACTTAAACATATTCTTGAAGAAGCCGAA ataaaaaaatacaaagataatttaattaatcaAAAGAAGAAGCGACAGCAAAGGAAATTCAATAAGCGTGATTATGATTGA
- a CDS encoding GTP-binding nuclear protein RAN/TC4: MDSQEYIPQYKLILVGDGGVGKTTFVKRHLTGEFEKKYIPTLGVEVHPLKFQTNFGKTQFNVWDTAGQEKFGGLRDGYYIKSDCAIIMFDVSSRITYKNVPNWYRDITRVCETIPMVLVGNKVDVKDRQVKSRQIQFHRKRNLQYYDLSARSNYNFEKPFLWLARRLSNQPNLVFVGEHAKAPEFQIDLNIVREAEKELEQAAAVAIDEEDIEN, encoded by the exons atggatTCACAAGAATATATTCcacaatataaattaatcTTAGTCGGTGATGGTGGTGTTGGCAAAACAACCTTTGTGAAAAGACACTTGACTGGagaatttgaaaaaaaatatatac ctaCTCTTGGTGTGGAAGTTCACCCCTTAAAATTTCAAACAAACTTTGGAAAAACTCAATTTAACGTATGGGATACTGCAGGACAAGAAAAGTTTGGTGGTTTAAGAGAtggatattatataaaaagtgaTTGTGCTATAATTATGTTTGATGTATCTTCTCGTATTACTTACAAGAACGTTCCAAATTGGTATAGAGATATTACAAGAGTGTGTGAAACAATTCCTATGGTTTTAGTTGGAAACAAAGTTGATGTTAAAGACAGACAAGTAAAATCAAGGCAAATTCAATTTCACAGAAAAAGGAATTTACAATACTACGATCTATCTGCAAGATCAAATTACAATTTCGAAAAACCTTTCTTATGGTTAGCTAGGAGATTGTCCAACCAACCAAATCTTGTTTTCGTAGGAGAACATGCTAAAGCACCAGAGTTCCAAATTGATCTAAATATTGTAAGAGAAGCTGAAAAAGAATTAGAGCAAGCAGCAGCTGTAGCTATtgatgaagaagatattgaaaattaa
- a CDS encoding DNA mismatch repair protein MLH: MINEDINICGNINMKDNDRDNDNNDKYNDKYNNNNNDNILMNDSNGDRRIIKLAEEDINRIAAGEVIIRPCNALKELVENSLDANSSSISIHLNKGGLKSLQIIDDGDGIHKEDLRIVCERFTTSKISNHKDIRNIKTFGFRGEALASISHVSYLTITSKKRNSPFCYTCNYKDGKPTQDEPTVCSGKNGTIIRFDDLFYNMPARLKTMNPNDEYNKCLEVLQKYAIHYPNVSFTCKKWLSNTVDLNTQKVGKGIGGYAGIYIIKKKRKERFDENNTTDGNLPCDNNMTCNNLPHDNNITCNNLPHDNNITCNNIPHDNNITCNNLPHDNNITCNNLQHDNNITCNNLPHDNNITCNNLPCDNNHTDKEATDNPDASSCMYNELEKKILEEEKYLDENYEKHLNNVRCVIQKVYGRNISKELSTIFLKEKSIPTFFKCYGLISNPTYNGKKGCYIFFINDRLVESNIIKKSCENQYSNFLAKGNYPWIYLSLRLKYDIVDINVHPTKKEVHFLYQEEISMLIGKKIQEFLKSFHNMRTFNITGEKLLQTKLDINSSMLEIKKEDKELSKLRQGLLHDNNNVIKRQIDTKRVRTDFKQITLTNYFVKKENMIDDHLDNNKSVDMLYNGDHNGDAKQIDLYEHNDEYNKTYDQTNIRANLHMNYNNNNNKIEEKEYEILKLKGPNSVLYNTQIDKHISNKIYDRKYPCEADEISSIKKLKMICEEKEKKELTECLKNSIYVGPVDNMHSLIQYKEKLLLIKMPLIIKEVTYQSILNRLGKIPPFEFDPPIPLYDLLLVAVNNSYSGFYENPNYANKNIEKVCNELEQIFYTYNEMYSDYFSIIIEDGCIVTFPACCGEYFPGQEFLPFLFLRLATQIDYSKEINCINGICYLLANFYSKITLLNDKEWTYQDDLLMIQEKEKEIQMLLNKSNKHINNSNHHNQHYDETNLDYILGDESVVDINKHLSVSRNINLVFEKYFFPMIQLNNIMKIPTTFSNNGYIIELTSLNQLYKIFERC; the protein is encoded by the coding sequence atgattaatgaggatataaatatttgtggaaatattaatatgaagGATAACGATAgagataatgataataatgataaatataatgataaatataataataataataatgataatatactTATGAATGATTCCAATGGAGATCGAAGAATAATTAAGCTAGCTGAAGAAGATATTAATCGTATAGCTGCTGGTGAGGTTATAATTCGTCCATGTAATGCTTTAAAAGAACTAGTAGAAAATAGTTTAGATGCAAATTCGAGTTCTATAAGtatacatttaaataaaGGAGGATTAAAATCATTACAAATTATAGATGATGGGGATGGTATACATAAAGAGGATTTAAGAATAGTATGTGAAAGATTTACAACTAGTAAAATTAGTAATCATAaagatataagaaatattaaaacttTTGGTTTTAGAGGTGAAGCTTTAGCATCTATTTCTCATGTATCCTATTTAACAATAACTtctaaaaaaagaaattctcCTTTTTGTTATACGTGTAATTATAAAGATGGGAAACCTACTCAAGATGAACCTACCGTTTGTTCAGGTAAAAATGGTACTATAATAAGATTTgatgatttattttataatatgccAGCAAGATTAAAAACTATGAATCCtaatgatgaatataataaatgtttagaagtattacaaaaatatgcAATTCACTATCCAAACGTTTCTTTTACATGTAAGAAATGGTTAAGTAATACTGTTGATTTGAATACTCAAAAGGTTGGTAAGGGCATAGGAGGTTATGCaggtatatatatcataaagaagaaaagaaaggaACGGTTTGATGAAAACAATACTACCGATGGGAATTTACCctgtgataataatatgacatgtaataatttaccacatgataataatataacatgtaACAATTTACcacatgataataatataacatgtaACAATATACcacatgataataatataacatgtaataatttaccacatgataataatataacatgtaataatttacaacatgataataatataacatgtaataatttaccacatgataataatataacatgtaATAATTTACCGTGTGATAATAACCATACGGATAAAGAAGCCACCGATAATCCAGACGCATCGTCATGTATGTATAACGaattagaaaagaaaattttggaagaagaaaaatatttagatGAGAATTATGAAAAACATCTAAACAACGTAAGATGTGTTATTCAAAAGGTTTATGGTAGGAATATATCTAAAGAATTAAGcacaatatttttaaaagaaaaaagtattcctacattttttaaatgttatGGATTAATAAGTAATCCTACATATAATGGGAAGAAGggatgttatatattttttataaatgacCGTTTAGTAGAatctaatataataaaaaaaagttgtGAAAATCAATATTCAAATTTTTTGGCTAAAGGGAATTACCCTTggatatatttatctttacGTTTAAAATACGATATAGTAGATATTAATGTTCATCCTACAAAAAAAGaagtacattttttatatcaagAAGAAATATCCATGTTGATAGGGAAAAAGATACAGGAGTTTTTAAAATCTTTTCATAACATGAGAACATTTAATATAACTGGAGAGAAACTTTTACAAACAAAACTAGATATTAATTCGAGCATgctagaaataaaaaaagaagataaagAATTATCAAAATTAAGACAAGGTTTATTACATGATAATAACAATGTAATAAAAAGGCAAATTGATACTAAGAGGGTGAGAACAGATTTCAAGCAAATAACTTTGACgaattattttgtaaaaaaagaaaatatgataGATGATCATCTTGATAATAACAAATCTGTtgatatgttatataatggTGATCATAATGGTGATGCTAAACAGATTGATTTATATGAACATAATGATGAGTACAACAAAACCTATGATCAGACAAATATAAGGGCAAATCTTCATATgaattacaataataataataacaaaatagaGGAAAAggaatatgaaatattaaaattaaaagggCCTAATAGTGTTTTATACAATACCCAAATAGATAAACATATTagtaacaaaatatatgatagaAAATATCCATGTGAAGCAGATGAAATATCTAgtataaagaaattaaaaatgatttgtgaagaaaaagaaaaaaaagaattaacagaatgtttaaaaaattcCATATATGTAGGACCTGTTGATAATATGCATAGtttaatacaatataaagaaaaattattattaataaaaatgccgcttataataaaagaagttACATATCAATCTATATTAAATAGATTAGGTAAGATACCACCTTTTGAATTTGATCCACCTATACctttatatgatttattattagtaGCTGTTAATAATTCTTATTCTGGTTTTTATGAAAATCCAAATTATGCGAATAAGAATATAGAAAAAGTATGTAATGAATTGgaacaaatattttatacgtATAATGAAATGTATTCAGATTATTTTTCAATAATTATTGAAGATGGTTGTATTGTTACTTTTCCAGCTTGTTGTGGAGAATATTTCCCAGGACAAGAATTTCTacctttcttatttttacgATTAGCTACACAAATTGATTATTCAAAAGAAATTAATTGTATTAATGGTATATGTTATTTACTAGCGAATTTTTATTCGAAAATTACCTTATTGAACGATAAAGAATGGACATACCAAGATGATCTTCTTATGAttcaagaaaaagaaaaagaaatacaaaTGTTGTTAAACAAAagtaataaacatattaacAATTCAAATCATCATAATCAACATTATGATGAAACAAATCTTGATTATATTCTAGGAGATGAATCGGTAGTAGATATTAATAAACATTTATCCGTATCTAGAAATATTAATCTagtttttgaaaaatatttttttcctatgatacaattaaataatattatgaaaataccTACCACATTTTCAAATAATGGATATATAATAGAATTAACTTCACTCAATCAGCTCTACAAAATTTTTGAACGTTGCTAA
- a CDS encoding AP-1 complex subunit sigma, putative: MIHFVLLISRQGKTRLAKWYIPLSQKEKAKIIRETSQITLNRTPKLCNFVEWREYKLVFKRYASLFFIACIDKGDNELITLEIIHHYVEILDKYFGNVCELDLIFNFHKAYYLLDEILVTGEMQESSKKTILRIVAAQDSLMEDNKTTKKLGALI, translated from the exons ATGATTCATTTTGTATTACTTATTAGTCGACAAGGAAAAACGCGACTAGCCAAATGGTACATCCCTTTATCTCAAAAGGAAAAggcaaaaataataagagaAACATCACAAATAACTTTAAACAGGACTCCAAAACTTTGTAATTTTGTGGAATGGAGAGAATATAAACTTGTTTTTAAAAG GTATGCaagtttattttttattgctTGTATAGATAAAGGCGACAACGAATTAATTACCCTGGAAATTATACATCACTATGTAGAAATTTTAGATAAATATTTTGGTAATGTTTGTGAACttgatttaatttttaattttcataaagcttattatttattagatGAAATATTAGTAACTGGTGAAATGCAAGAAAGTAGTAAAAAAACAATCCTCCGTATTGTCGCAGCTCAAGACTCATTAATGGAAGATAATAAAACTACCAAAAAATTAGGAGCCcttatataa
- a CDS encoding heat shock protein 90, putative, whose amino-acid sequence MSFSKFMKCSTQLSRRLSNFEGKGTFNKSAFYNCTREKCSIVCLRKKMNVELKKICEISKMNKRNYSSECENYEFKAETKKLLQIVAHSLYTDKEVFIRELISNSSDAIEKLRFLLQSGNIKASENITFHIKVSTDENNNLFIIEDSGVGMNKEEIIDNLGTIAKSGSLNFLKKLKEQKESINRNNNINKNEIDNKINNNNNMDVPIEGNEKSQEGDIIGQFGVGFYSSFVVSNKVEVFTRSYDNNSSKGYHWVSYGNGTFTLKEVDNIPKGTKIICHLKDSCKEFSNIQNVQKIVEKFSSFINFPVYVLKKKKILQTRKDIEQNELNDHTQQNELNHHNDQNDHTQQNELNHHNDQNDHTQQNELNHHNDQNDHTQQNELNHHVEHHKNVVENKNDEYEKNMDNRTSDNIKPESLSKQNDYENMNQCNNEETVLNRTKELNEEHIVEEILVNKQKPLWCKDNVTEEEHRHFFHFLNKNKSYNEDNKSYLYNMLYKTDAPLSIKSVFYIPEEAPSRLFQQSNDIEISLYCKKVLVKKNADNIIPKWLYFVKGVIDCEDMPLNISRENMQDSSLINKLSRVVVSKILKTLEREADINEEKYLKFYKNYNYNLKEGVLEDSNKNHYKNSLMNLLRFYSINQNKFISLKQYVNNFRNNQKNIYYFSANDKNVALNSPYMEPFKKQNIDVLLLLEEIDEFVLMNLQTYKDAKFVSIDTSQNEDFDEAVLNTNKNDNEKKQSIFFNDEQKKELQAYFKQVLGSKCSDVKFSERLTTSPAVVTGFLSPTLRKVMKATMKNSDFNDNTNNSNNMNMFQNLPATLELNPSHTIVTSIYHLKNTNQEVAKLLVQQLYDNACIAAGILEDPRSLLSKLNELLLLTARYAYHYEKKDIQENTKDQPIDVKDNTMAIDNIVNTKENNTNDDSVMKEAQSSNL is encoded by the coding sequence ATGAGTTTTTCCAAGTTTATGAAATGCTCCACACAATTAAGCAGGAGGCTTTCGAACTTCGAAGGTAAAGGGACCTTTAACAAATCAGCATTTTATAATTGTACCCGAGAAAAATGTAGCATTGTTTGTTTAAGGAAAAAGATGAATgttgaattaaaaaagatatgTGAGATttcaaaaatgaataaaagaaattatagtAGTGAATGTGAAAATTACGAATTCAAGGCTGAAacgaaaaaattattacaaatTGTTGCACATTCTTTATATACGGACAAAGAAGTATTTATTAGAGAATTAATAAGTAATTCATCAGATGCTATTGAAAAATTAAGATTTTTACTTCAATCTGGAAATATAAAAGCTAGTGAAAATATTACTTTTCACATAAAGGTATCAacagatgaaaataataatttatttattatagagGATAGTGGTGTGGGTATGAACAAAGAAGAAATTATAGATAATTTGGGAACCATAGCGAAAAGTGGATCTTtgaattttttgaaaaaattaaaagaacaaaaagaaagcataaatagaaataataatataaataaaaacgaAATCgacaataaaattaataataataataatatggatgtTCCTATCGAAGGTAATGAAAAATCGCAAGAAGGAGATATTATCGGACAATTTGGTGTAGGATTTTATAGTTCTTTTGTAGTTTCGAATAAAGTAGAAGTATTCACAAGAtcttatgataataattcatCAAAGGGATATCATTGGGTATCTTATGGAAATGGAACCTTTACCTTAAAAGAAGTCGACAACATACCAAAAGGAACAAAAATTATCTGTCATTTAAAAGATAGTTGTAAAGAATTTTCAAATATTCAAAATGTTCAAAAAATTGTAGAgaaattttcttcttttattaatttccCTGTTTATGTtcttaagaaaaaaaaaatcctaCAAACGAGGAAGGACATTGAACAAAATGAACTGAATGATCACACTCAACAGAATGAACTGAATCATCACAATGATCAAAATGATCACACTCAACAGAATGAACTGAATCATCACAATGATCAAAATGATCACACTCAACAGAATGAACTGAATCATCACAATGATCAAAATGATCACACTCAACAGAATGAACTGAATCATCACGTTGAACACCATAAAAATGTGGTAGAAAACAAGAACgatgaatatgaaaaaaatatggataaCCGAACtagtgataatataaaacccGAAAGTTTATCAAAACAAAATGATTATGAAAACATGAACCAAtgtaataatgaagaaactGTATTAAACAGAacaaaagaattaaatgaaGAACATATTGTGGAAGAAATTTTAgttaataaacaaaaacCATTGTGGTGTAAAGACAATGTTACCGAAGAAGAACATcgacatttttttcattttttaaataaaaataaatcatataatgaagataataaaagttatttatataatatgttatataaaacgGATGCACCATTATCTATTAAAAGTGTTTTCTATATTCCAGAAGAAGCACCATCTAGACTTTTTCAACAATCAAATGATATCgaaatatcattatattgtAAAAAGGTATTAGTTAAAAAGAATGCAGATAATATAATACCAAAGTggttatattttgttaaagGTGTTATAGATTGTGAGGATATGCCATTAAATATTAGCAGAGAAAATATGCAAGATAGCTCTTTAATCAATAAGTTATCCAGAGTGGTTGTtagtaaaatattaaaaacattAGAAAGAGAAGCAGATATAAATGAagagaaatatttaaaattctataaaaattataattataatttaaaagaaggGGTTTTAGAagattcaaataaaaatcattataaaaatagtttaatgaatttattaagattttattcaataaatcaaaataaatttatatctttaaaaCAATATGTAAACAATTTTAgaaataatcaaaaaaatatttattatttctcggcaaatgataaaaatgtagCATTAAATTCACCATATATGGAACCAttcaaaaaacaaaatatagatgtattattattactagaAGAAATAGATGAATTTGTTCTTATGAATTTACAAACATACAAAGATGCCAAATTTGTTTCTATAGACACTTCGCAAAATGAAGATTTTGATGAAGCTGtattaaatacaaataaaaatgataatgaaaaaaaacaatctattttctttaatgatgaacaaaaaaaagaattacaaGCCTATTTTAAACAAGTATTAGGTTCCAAATGTTCAGATGTTAAATTTTCAGAAAGACTAACCACATCTCCAGCCGTTGTTACTGGATTCTTATCACCTACCTTGAGAAAAGTTATGAAAGCTACTATGAAAAATTCAGATTTTAATGATAATactaataatagtaataatatgaatatgttTCAAAATCTACCAGCAACATTAGAACTTAATCCTTCACATACTATAGTTACATCTATATATCATCTAAAAAATACGAATCAGGAGGTAGCCAAATTGTTAGTTCAAcaattatatgataatgCATGCATAGCAGCGGGGATATTAGAAGACCCACGTTCACTTCTAAGTAAGCTAAATGAACTCTTGCTATTAACAGCTAGATATGCATAccattatgaaaaaaaagacataCAAGAAAATACAAAGGATCAACCAATAGATGTAAAGGATAATACTATGGCTATAGATAATATTGTTAACACGAAAGagaataatacaaatgacgACTCTGTCATGAAGGAAGCTCAGTCATCCAacctataa